The following proteins come from a genomic window of Anopheles ziemanni chromosome 3, idAnoZiCoDA_A2_x.2, whole genome shotgun sequence:
- the LOC131287269 gene encoding calpain-11-like — protein MPAGYRSNGHIALPVSNGHISEFTAADKYYTNGGPKLRGWTNGGMQDHQSTLSRPRSAEVITANGNGNGTLPNGRHVNGVVTRGPGGLHEDLEFPPTPRTLSKKKQIVWMRPHDMCARPQFRIAPPGTPLTARELPEPVGPGDPSLLAALGCLSQLPRLLERVVPPEQTFDTANGYCGMFKFRFWQWGKWIEVRVDDRLPTRGDRPAHMHCAQPDIFWAALLEKAYAKLYGGYTFLKYGTVGRALQDLTGAVVQSVPPSGPLLGGAVPRSTLLIAISGVEKETKRRRSGLLTEHPYCVTGLARVRANSTDSATHGSGSSAGDTSLIRLRSPWIGGEWGGVWCGAWSERSWEWNALNERDRELLSSRSSNDCEFWMSVNEFLTRFVVIWLAHIGPDDWALEPGLHTRAPWRAALAVRQWRAGFNAGGPHKFIETTATNPQFRIRVPPGHPSKAHVVVAVAQKYECYRSRNYEEEEIGFTIYEVPPGMQRVTPQYVSEQMPLDFAPLSNLREIATFFALPAGDFVVMPHAAQHREGRFLLRIFADQHTDVWEVNEENLVIHNIAAEFCDERTIDARILYKLRARYPHEIDAPQLQAILKAHGGNNRGFRGLGGINCGPSLELCRGMLALRDPALGGRLSIEHVPALIGLMRFWKAAFRRCGPSSSGTATLSRGIWASKVSSYCLRGLLWAGGATASNKVLEALVSRFTRNRQITLEGYLLSMARLHLAHERYHSLDAKAKASPLSLEEMILMTIYS, from the exons GTGAGTTCACTGCCGCGGATAAGTATTACACAA ATGGTGGACCAAAGCTGCGGGGCTGGACCAATGGAGGGATGCAGGATCACCAGTCGACCCTGTCGCGACCCCGCTCGGCCGAGGTCATTACGGCGAACGGCAACGGCAACGGTACGCTGCCGAACGGAAGACACGTCAACGGTGTTGTCACACGCGGACCCGGAGGGCTTCACGAGGACCTCGAGTTTCCGCCCACTCCACGAACGCTGTcgaaaaagaagcaaattGTCTGGATGCGGCCACAC GATATGTGCGCCAGACCACAGTTTCGGATTGCACCTCCTGGAACGCCACTGACCGCCCGGGAGCTTCCCGAACCGGTCGGCCCGGGAGATCCTAGTTTGCTGGCGGCCCTCGGATGCCTATCACAGTTGCCGCGCCTTCTGGAGCGTGTGGTTCCGCCGGAGCAAACGTTCGATACCGCCAACGGATATTGTGGAATGTTCAA ATTTCGCTTCTGGCAGTGGGGTAAATGGATTGAGGTACGGGTCGACGATCGACTTCCAACCCGAGGTGATCGTCCGGCTCATATGCACTGCGCCCAGCCGGACATCTTCTGGGCGGCGCTGCTAGAGAAAGCATATGCCAA ATTATACGGAGGCTACACATTCTTGAAGTACGGAACGGTTGGACGTGCGCTACAGGACCTAACGGGTGCGGTGGTGCAGAGTGTGCCTCCAAGTGGACCCCTGCTCGGTGGCGCTGTTCCCCGATCGACACTACTGATCGCCATCAGTGGAGTG GAGAAAGAAACCAAACGCCGCAGGTCGGGTCTACTGACAGAGCACCCTTACTGCGTGACAGGATTAGCGCGGGTCCGGGCGAACTCCACCGACTCGGCGACGCACGGAAGTGGCTCCTCTGCCGGTGACACCAGCTTGATCCGGCTACGCAGCCCCTGGATCGGGGGGGAGTGGGGTGGCGTCTGGTGCGGGGCCTGGTCCGAACGAAGCTGGGAGTGGAATGCACTGAACGAGCGCGACCGTGAACTCCTGTCATCCCGTTCGTCAAACGACTGCGAGTTCTGGATGTCGGTGAACGAGTTCCTGACGCGCTTCGTTGTCATCTGGTTGGCTCACATCGGTCCGGACGACTGGGCGCTAGAACCTGGGCTGCACACACGCGCCCCCTGGCGGGCGGCGTTAGCAGTTCGCCAGTGGCGTGCCGGTTTCAACGCCGGAGGACCCCACAAGTTCATCGAAACGACCGCCACTAACCCACAGTTCCGAATCCGCGTCCCACCCGGCCACCCATCGAAGGCGCACGTGGTGGTAGCGGTGGCACAGAAGTACGAGTGCTACCGGAGTCGGAACTACGAGGAAGAAGAAATTGGCTTCACCATCTACGAAGTCCCGCCAGGGATGCAACGCGTCACACCGCAGTACGTCAGCGAACAGATGCCACTGGATTTTGCGCCACTTTCGAACCTACGAGAGATTGCCACGTTCTTCGCGCTGCCGGCCGGAGACTTTGTCGTGATGCCGCATGCCGCCCAGCATCGGGAGGGCCGGTTCCTGCTGCGGATCTTTGCCGACCAGCACACCGACGTGTGGGAGGTGAACGAGGAGAATCTGGTGATACACAACATTGCGGCCGAGTTTTGCGACGAGCGAACGATTGATGCT CGAATACTCTACAAACTAAGAGCCCGCTATCCGCACGAAATCGACGCCCCACAGCTACAGGCCATCCTGAAGGCACACGGAGGAAACAACCGTGGGTTCCGCGGACTCGGAGGAATCAACTGTGGTCCATCGCTGGAACTCTGTCGGGGTATGCTGGCGCTACGGGATCCGGCTCTCGGAGGACGACTCTCGATCGAACACGTGCCCGCCCTGATCGGACTGATGCGCTTCTGGAAGGCGGCCTTCCGACGCTGTGGACCCTCATCCTCCGGTACAGCCACGCTTAGCCGTGGCATCTGGGCGTCCAAGGTGTCATCGTACTGCTTACGTGGGTTACTCTGGGCCGGTGGTGCCACCGCTAGCAATAAGGTGTTGGAGGCGCTGGTCAGCCGCTTTACCCGCAATCGACAAATCACGCTAGAGGGCTATCTGCTGTCGATGGCGCGATTGCATCTGGCTCACG AACGCTACCATAGTCTGGATGCCAAAGCTAAAGCAAGCCCCTTATCACTTGAAGAG aTGATTTTGATGACGATCTACTCATGA
- the LOC131288835 gene encoding glycoprotein-N-acetylgalactosamine 3-beta-galactosyltransferase 1-like: MIFDISESFIPKYGNFLLGILCGWILSRLLHGMPMLHHSFLVSTNWSAPASSSINLTESVRVLCWIMTTPENHQSKVVHLQQTWGARCNKLLIMSSVADPTVGSIALPVVEGRQGLWNKTREALRYIYEHDLEGYDWFLKADDDTYVVMENLRYFLYAYSPDLPIYFGSKFRYPDYVKQGYFSGGAGYVMSREAVRRFYDKALEDEAVCPLKREVEDLELGKCMEGVNVTAGDSRDELGRKRFLPFQPVDHLTGSVSDDPEYWYNLYSYYEPIYGKNCCSNLAVSFHYIDGKRMHMMEYLIYSLHAWGKQWESPPLPRKKTLEEALTVAGPYPLSTKIPTTSTTETTVTLEDSSKSVPIS; the protein is encoded by the exons ATGATCTTTGACATTTCAGAATCATTCATTCCCAAGTATGGCAATTTCTTGCTGGGGATCCTCTGTGGTTGGATATTGTCTCGTCTTCTGCATGGAATGCCGATGCTTCACCACTCGTTTTTGGTGTCTACCAACTGGTCCGCGCCTGCGAGTTCGTCCATCAACTTGACGGAAAGCGTCCGTGTGCTTTGCTGGATTATGACCACGCCGGAGAACCACCAGAGCAAGGTGGTTCATCTGCAGCAAACCTGGGGCGCCCGGTGCAACAAGCTGCTGATTATGAGCTCGGTAGCCGATCCGACGGTAGGAAGCATTGCGCTTCCGGTTGTGGAAGGTCGCCAAGGTCTGTGGAATAAGACGCGCGAAGCGCTCCGGTACATCTACGAGCATGACCTGGAGGGGTACGATTGGTTCCTGAAGGCAGACGACGATACGTACGTGGTGATGGAGAACTTGCGCTACTTTTTGTACGCGTACTCGCCCGATCTGCCGATATACTTTGGGAGCAAGTTTCGGTATCCGGATTACGTGAAGCAAGGATACTTTTCCGGCGGAGCTGGGTACGTGATGAGCCGGGAAGCGGTCCGCCGGTTCTACGACAAAGCACTGGAGGATGAGGCGGTCTGTCCGCTAAAGCGTGAAGTCGAGGATCTCGAACTGG GAAAATGCATGGAAGGCGTTAACGTCACGGCTGGAGACTCGCGGGATGAGCTAGGTCGGAAGCGGTTCCTACCCTTTCAGCCTGTGGACCACCTTACCGGCTCCGTATCGGACGATCCGGAGTACTGGTACAACCTATACTCGTACTACGAGCCAATATACGGCAAGAACTGCTGCTCTAATCTGGCCGTTAGTTTCCACtacatcgatggaaagagGATGCACATGATGGAATATCTGATCTACAGTTTGCATGCGTGGGGCAAGCAGTGGGAGTCACCGCCTTTGCCGAGGAAGAAAACTTTAGAAGAAGCGTTGACCGTTGCCGGACCATATCCACTCAGTACAAAGATACCGACGACATCAACTACTGAAACCACCGTAACATTAGAGGACTCTTCAAAAAGTGTCCCAATAAGTTAG
- the LOC131285867 gene encoding glucose dehydrogenase [FAD, quinone]-like, producing MKDLLVFIVCLLVLPSTTITFVHKKTPDQSNLTVGNFVDFTRWLGIDYGEPKLRKRYDYVIVGAGPAGSVLAARLSEDPNVSVLLLEAGRAEIPLVTTIPLSAPNLQATDYNFAYETETQTRACLGLWDRKCSWPHGRGVGGSSIINYMIYTRGNRRDYDAWAAAGNPGWSWEDMLPYHIRAERANLRDFGGNGFHGRQGPLSVEDCPFRSRIATAFVESAQQAGFRYLDYNAGDQIGVSFLQANTLQGRRVTSGNAYLVPVRNRPNLHILTRAWVTRVLISQATKEATGVVFVRNGKTHTVKARKEVILSAGAFESAKLLMLSGVGPADHLRSFGIPVVQDLPVGEQLYEHPGVFGPVFLVRQPIDGYTNLDENLTLGNILQYLKGRGVFTTNSVESLMYVKSPVAASPDPGLPDVEIMQAFTSIAFDTGYGTARSFRLTNATYDGYFRPIENVRSFQYLPMLLKPYTRGTLRLKSTNPFHHPVFHYQYFEDDRDLEALVYGMEEAIRVTSQEPFRKLGVELYRKHLPGCEQYPFGTHRYWRCHVMTLTATFHHQVATCKMGPPTDPEAIVDHQLRVYGVGRLRVADIGVVPFPPTAHTAAIAFAIGEKAADLVREAAAMGHYTSRSKDQRVTAEPSADKSFLWSPFDWPFK from the exons ATGAAGGACCTGTTAGTGTTTATCGTCTGCCTACTGGTGTTGCCATCGACCACCATTACCTTCGTCCACAAGAAAACTCCCGACCAAAGCAACCTCACCGTGGGGAACTTTGTCGACTTCACGCGATGGCTTGGTATCGATTATGGCGAACCAAAGCTCCGCAAACGCTACGACTACGTCATAGTCGGCGCAGGACCGGCTGGCAGCGTCCTAGCGGCGCGTCTTTCCGAAGATCCGAACGTctcggtgctgctgctggaagcTGGCCGTGCGGAAATACCATTAGTGACCACCATTCCACTGAGTGCCCCGAACCTGCAGGCTACCGACTACAATTTTGCGtacgaaaccgaaacccagACACGCGCCTGCCTTGGTCTGTGGGACCGGAAGTGCAGTTGGCCACATGGCCGTGGCGTCGGTGGATCGTCGATTATCAACTACATGATCTACACGCGGGGCAACCGGCGGGACTACGACGCCTGGGCCGCCGCCGGCAATCCGGGCTGGAGCTGGGAGGACATGCTGCCGTACCACATCCGAGCGGAGCGGGCAAACCTGCGCGACTTCGGCGGCAATGGATTCCACGGCCGCCAAGGCCCGCTTTCCGTCGAGGATTGTCCCTTCAG ATCCCGAATAGCTACTGCATTTGTCGAAAGCGCTCAACAGGCTGGCTTCCGGTATCTGGACTACAACGCTGGCGATCAGATCGGTGTGTCATTCCTGCAGGCGAACACCCTCCAGGGACGTCGTGTGACGAGCGGCAACGCCTACCTCGTTCCCGTACGCAACCGACCCAACCTGCACATCCTCACCCGGGCGTGGGTGACGCGGGTTTTGATAAGCCAAG CCACGAAGGAAGCGACCGGTGTGGTGTTCGTACGCAACGGTAAAACACACACGGTGAAGGCCCGGAAGGAAGTGATCCTTTCAGCTGGTGCTTTCGAGAGCGCCAAGTTGCTTATGCTGTCGGGAGTTGGGCCTGCGGATCATCTGCGATCATTTGGCATTCCGGTGGTACAGGATCTACCGGTTGGTGAGCAACTGTACGAGCATCCGGGAGTATTCGGTCCGGTGTTCCTCGTACGACAACCCATCGATGGCTACACCAACCTGGATGAGAACCTCACCCTCGGTAACATCCTACAGTACCTCAAGGGTCGTGGCGTCTTCACGACGAACTCAGTGGAGAGTTTGATGTACGTAAAGTCTCCGGTTGCGGCCAGTCCGGACCCGGGACTCCCCGACGTCGAGATCATGCAAGCGTTCACCTCAATCGCCTTCGATACGGGTTACGGTACGGCACGCTCCTTCCGGTTAACGAATGCCACATACGACGGCTACTTCCGGCCAATCGAAAACGTCCGCTCGTTCCAGTACCTGCCGATGCTGCTGAAGCCGTACACGCGAGGAACACTGCGCCTAAAGTCCACCAATCCATTCCACCATCCCGTGTTCCACTACCAGTACTTCGAGGACGACCGTGACCTGGAGGCGTTGGTGTACGGAATGGAGGAAGCGATCCGCGTTACCTCCCAGGAACCGTTCCGCAAGCTCGGGGTCGAGCTGTACCGAAAGCATCTACCCGGCTGCGAACAATATCCGTTCGGAACGCACCGATACTGGCGTTGCCACGTGATGACCCTAACGGCGACGTTCCACCATCAGGTTGCCACCTGCAAGATGGGACCCCCGACCGATCCGGAGGCGATCGTCGACCACCAGCTCCGGGTGTATGGCGTTGGACGGCTACGGGTCGCCGACATCGGCGTTGTCCCGTTCCCTCCGACGGCTCACACAGCGGCCATAGCATTCGCGATCGGTGAGAAGGCTGCCGATCTGGTACGGGAGGCTGCCGCAATGGGACACTATACCAGCAGGTCGAAAGACCAACGCGTCACCGCCGAACCGTCGGCAGATAAATCCTTCCTCTGGTCTCCCTTCGACTGGCCCTTTAAATGA
- the LOC131285868 gene encoding glucose dehydrogenase [FAD, quinone]-like produces the protein MRALYSQVILCLVLDLPKFSVAWLSFGNISSIVTDAKEMNYGNHPIRDAYDFIIVGAGPAGCVLANRLSEDPSVTVLLLEIGRGERPLLTDSPLVGPILASTDYNFGYTTEKQRHGCLGLRGGRCSWAHGRGVGGSSIINNVIFTRGNRRDYDSWAKAGNEGWSWDDVLPLYKRIETANIRDFGDNGFHGTSGRLSVEDCPFRSDIARAFVESAEEAGYRYLDYNAGDNLGVSFLQAHTRNGRRATGGNSYLRDVVDRENLHVLTRAWVTRVLIDPDTKTATGVRLLHNRQYYEVEASMEVILSAGAFESPKLLMLSGVGPAKHLKQHGIKPLQDLPVGRKVYEHGGVFGPVFIVREPTDNLVSFDQLTNIGEVLRFRNGSGPLTSNSVESLLYVKSPFAEDPDPDYPDVEVMQAFTSFSFDTSPGTKRAYFLTDRMYDEYFRPLANKRNFMFLPMLLKPRAVGRVELKSSNPFHHPAFRYQYFEDERDVDALVYAIKEVIRISTKAPLRRMAVELYSRKVPGCQYMPFNTVDYWRCHVRTLTATFQHQVATCKMGPPEDPEAVVDNRLRVYGVKRLRVADVGIIPEAPTGHTSAHSFLIGEKASDLIKQDHRLR, from the exons ATGCGTGCGCTATATAGCCAAGTGATCCTCTGTCTAGTACTAGACCTCCCCAAGTTCAGTGTAGCGTGGTTGAGTTTCGGTAACATCTCCAGCATCGTGACGGATGCGAAGGAAATGAACTACGGAAACCACCCGATCCGGGATGCGTACGATTTCATCATCGTAGGCGCAGGTCCTGCCGGGTGTGTTCTAGCCAACCGACTGTCCGAGGACCCTTCAGTGACGGTGCTACTGCTCGAGATTGGTCGCGGTGAGAGACCACTCCTCACCGATTCGCCTCTCGTCGGGCCGATACTCGCTTCGACGGACTACAACTTTGGATACACCACGGAGAAACAGCGCCATGGGTGTTTGGGTCTTCGCGGTGGACGGTGTAGCTGGGCGCATGGACGTGGCGTCGGTGGATCATCCATCATTAACAATGTGATCTTCACGCGTGGCAATCGGCGGGACTATGATAGTTGGGCGAAGGCGGGCAACGAGGGCTGGAGCTGGGACGACGTGTTGCCACTGTACAAGCGTATCGAAACGGCCAACATTCGTGACTTTGGTGACAATGGGTTTCACGGGACTAGTGGACGGTTGTCGGTCGAGGACTGCCCGTTCAG GTCAGATATTGCCCGCGCGTTTGTGGAGAGTGCAGAAGAGGCCGGTTACCGCTACCTGGACTACAACGCCGGTGATAACTTGGGAGTATCCTTCCTTCAGGCACATACCCGCAATGGACGGCGAGCTACGGGAGGGAACAGTTACCTACGGGATGTGGTGGATCGCGAAAATCTGCACGTCCTCACTAGAGCGTGGGTCACCCGAGTGCTCATCGATCCCG ATACGAAAACGGCCACCGGTGTGCGCCTGCTTCATAACAGGCAGTACTATGAGGTGGAAGCATCCATGGAGGTCATCCTATCGGCCGGTGCCTTCGAGAGTCCCAAGCTACTGATGCTCTCCGGCGTGGGCCCAGCGAAACACCTCAAACAGCACGGCATCAAGCCACTACAGGATCTCCCCGTTGGGCGCAAAGTGTACGAGCATGGCGGTGTCTTCGGACCGGTGTTTATCGTACGTGAACCGACCGACAATCTCGTCAGCTTCGATCAGCTGACCAACATCGGGGAGGTGTTGCGCTTCCGCAACGGATCCGGTCCACTCACGTCGAACTCTGTCGAGAGCCTGCTGTACGTGAAGTCCCCATTCGCCGAGGATCCAGATCCGGACTATCCGGACGTTGAGGTGATGCAAGCGTTCACATCGTTCAGCTTCGACACCTCACCCGGAACGAAGCGCGCATACTTTCTGACCGATCGGATGTACGACGAGTACTTCCGACCGTTGGCGAACAAACGAAACTTTATGTTCCTCCCGATGCTGCTAAAGCCGCGGGCCGTTGGACGCGTCGAACTGAAGTCTTCCAATCCCTTCCACCATCCGGCGTTCCGGTATCAATACTTCGAGGACGAACGGGATGTGGATGCGCTGGTGTACGCAATAAAGGAGGTGATCCGTATCAGCACCAAGGCACCCCTGCGCCGTATGGCGGTCGAGCTGTACTCGCGGAAGGTTCCCGGATGTCAGTACATGCCGTTCAACACGGTCGATTACTGGCGTTGCCACGTGCGAACACTGACCGCTACGTTCCAGCATCAG GTTGCGACATGCAAAATGGGACCCCCCGAAGACCCCGAAGCGGTCGTCGACAATCGGCTACGGGTGTACGGTGTCAAACGGTTGCGCGTGGCGGACGTTGGCATCATACCAGAGGCACCGACCGGTCACACCAGTGCACACAGTTTCCTCATTGGTGAAAAAGCATCCGACTTGATCAAGCAAGACCATAGGCTCCGATAA
- the LOC131286816 gene encoding UDP-glucose 4-epimerase: protein MPSNILVTGGAGFVGSHTVLELLNAGHTVICVDNLCNAYGGGAGSKLPESLKRVQQITGASIIFYDVDIRNREELQGVFLKHKIDCVVHFAALKAVGESCRIPLKYYQNNITGTSVLLEVMAEAGVFKIVYSSSATVYGEPQKLPLTESHPTGNCTNPYGKSKYFTEEIMKDLCESDPRWSVVSLRYFNPVGAHKSGRIGEDPNGEPNNLMPYISQVAVGRRECLRVFGSNYDTPDGTGVRDYIHIVDLAEGHVKAIDKLAGGSIGGFCVYNLGTGRGYSVLEVVKAFSKASGKEVKYEIVDRRAGDVAASYADVSLAAKELGWTAKRGLDEMCEDTWNWQKNNPNGFAG, encoded by the exons ATGCCATCGAATATTCTGGTCACCGGCGGAGCCGGCTTCGTTGGATCGCACACCGTGCTAGAGCTGCTAAATGCGGGCCACACGGTCATTTGTGTGGACAATCTTTGCAACGCGTACGGCGGTGGCGCTGGGTCCAAGCTGCCGGAGTCGTTGAAACGGGTGCAGCAAATTACGGGTGCTAGCATAATCTTCTACGATGTGGACATCAGAAATCGGGAGGAGCTGCAGGGTGTCTTTCTGAAG CACAAAATCGATTGCGTAGTGCACTTTGCTGCCCTAAAGGCCGTGGGAGAATCATGCCGTATACCGTTGAAGTACTATCAGAACAATATCACCGGCACCAGCGTCCTGCTCGAGGTGATGGCTGAG GCCGGTGTGTTCAAGATAGTGTACAGCTCGAGTGCGACGGTCTACGGCGAGCCGCAGAAGCTGCCCCTGACGGAGAGCCACCCGACGGGCAATTGCACTAATCCGTACGGCAAGAGCAAATACTTTACGGAGGAAATCATGAAGGACCTGTGCGAGTCGGACCCGCGCTGGTCGGTGGTGTCCCTGCGCTACTTCAACCCGGTCGGAGCGCACAAGTCCGGCCGCATCGGGGAAGATCCGAATGGTGAGCCGAACAATCTGATGCCCTACATTTCGCAGGTTGCCGTTGGGCGCCGAGAGTGCTTGCGTGTGTTCGGTAGCAACTACGATACGCCGGACGGTACGGGGGTGCGCGATTACATCCACATCGTCGACCTGGCGGAGGGCCACGTGAAGGCGATCGATAAGCTGGCGGGCGGTTCGATCGGCGGATTCTGTGTGTATAATCTGGGTACGGGTCGTGGGTACTCGGTGCTGGAAGTAGTTAAAGCCTTCTCGAAAGCTTCCGGGAAGGAGGTGAAGTACGAAATTGTAGATAG ACGTGCCGGCGACGTGGCTGCCAGCTATGCGGACGTTTCGCTCGCCGCCAAAGAACTCGGCTGGACCGCCAAGCGAGGACTGGACGAGATGTGCGAGGACACCTGGAACTGGcaaaaaaacaatcccaacGGGTTCGCCGGGTAG